A genome region from Oncorhynchus gorbuscha isolate QuinsamMale2020 ecotype Even-year unplaced genomic scaffold, OgorEven_v1.0 Un_scaffold_5132, whole genome shotgun sequence includes the following:
- the LOC124028964 gene encoding leucine-rich repeat extensin-like protein 1, with protein sequence MVSSTVYLPLLVNSTVDLPPCCSTVYPPVGEFHCVPPLLVSSTVYPLLVSFTVYHPCCSTVYPLLVSSTVYHPLLLHCVPPPLLVSSTVYPPPVGEFHCVPPPTLFVSSTVYPTLLKSSTVYHPPPVGELHCVPPDPVEELHCVPPCCSTVYPPTLLKSSTVYPPVGELHCVPPTLLKSSIVYPLLLHCVSPPPVGELHCVPPPTLFVSSTVYPTLLKSSTVYHPPPCCSTVYPTLLKSSTVYHPPPVGELHCVPPTLLKSSTVYPLSTVYPPDPVEELHCVPPLSSTVYPLLVISTVYPLLVISTITPHCSTVYPTLLKSSTVYHPPPVGELHCVPPLTLLKSSTVCPPVGPYPLALAPPGGWRGMERGGGESPHMQDSPERERRGGSPDLSGPPPGKMGRLERNGSPTGPCLLHHNGNPHGPLGELKFWP encoded by the exons atggtgagctccactgtgtacctCCCCCTGTTGGTGAACTCCACTGTGGACCTCCCCCCCTGTTG ctccactgtgtatCCCCCTGTTGGTGAGTTCCACTGTGTACCGCCCctgttggtgagctccactgtgtacccccTGTTGGTGAGCTTCACTGTGTACCACCCctgttg ctccactgtgtacccccTGCTGGTGAGTTCCACTGTGTACCACCCCctgttg ctccactgtgtacccccACCCCTGTTGGTGAGCTCGACTGTGTACCCTCCCCCTGTTGGTGAGTTCCACTGTGTACCCCCACCCACCCTGTTtgtgagctccactgtgtacccgACCCTGTTGAAGAGCTCCACTGTGTACCACCCACCCCctgttggtgagctccactgCGTACCCCCCGACCCTGTTGAagagctccactgtgtacccccctgttg ctccactgtgtaccccccGACCCTGTTGAagagctccactgtgtacccccctgttggtgagctccactgtgtacccccGACCCTGTTGAAGAGCTCCATTGTGTACCCCCTGTTG ctccactgtgtatCCCCTCCCCctgttggtgagctccactgtgtacccccACCCACCCTGTTtgtgagctccactgtgtacccgACGCTGTTGAAGAGCTCCACTGTGTACCACCCACCCCCctgttg ctccactgtgtacccgACCCTGTTGAAGAGCTCCACTGTGTACCACCCACCCCctgttggtgagctccactgCGTGCCCCCGACCCTGTTGAagagctccactgtgtaccccct ctccactgtgtaccccccCGACCCTGTTGAagagctccactgtgtacccccgttg agctccactgtgtacccccTGTTGGTGATCTCCACTGTGTACCCCCTGTTGGTGATCTCCACTATTACCCCCCattg ctccactgtgtacccgACCCTGTTGAAGAGCTCCACTGTGTACCACCCACCCCctgttggtgagctccactgCGTACCCCCCCTGACCCTGTTGAAGAGCTCCACTGTGTGCCCCCctgttg GCCCTTACCCTCTGGCATTAGCTCCCCCTGGTGGTTGGAGGGGGATGGAGCGCGGTGGTGGGGAGAGCCCCCATATGCAGGACAGTCCTGAGCGGGAGCGGCGGGGGGGCAGCCCGGACCTCAGCGGACCACCGCCAGGGAAGATGGGGCGTCTGGAGCGCAACGGGAGCCCCACTGGGCCATGTCTCCTACACCACAACGGCAACCCACACGGACCCCTGGGAG AACTGAAGTTCTGGCCGTAA